From one Lotus japonicus ecotype B-129 chromosome 3, LjGifu_v1.2 genomic stretch:
- the LOC130748590 gene encoding 2-alkenal reductase (NADP(+)-dependent)-like, whose protein sequence is MEGVVVESREWFLAAYSTDGVPTSEHLKLRTVTLTLASDSIPDGHVAAETLFISVDPYIRTKLTGTPDGLNLPQYHINQVITSFSVSRVIRSKDSKYVEGDLVLVPSAPVAEYSIIPSSGILRKIDGESGISLPDYLSSLGVPGFAAWVGIELLGEPKVGSNVFISAASGAVGMVAGQLAKIKGCKVIGSTGSDEKVKLIKGEFGYDDGFNYNKESDFDAALSRYFPDGIDVYLDNVGGEMLEAVLNHVNKYARIPLCGMISQYNKVWTEREGVRNLLNMIGKEVRMEGFMLATYWHRFGDFAQDMEGYIKEGKVKSKNKINIGIESFLDSLSSLFTSSNIGKVIVQVKA, encoded by the exons ATGGAAGGCGTGGTAGTAGAAAGCAGAGAATGGTTCTTGGCTGCTTACTCCACTGATGGAGTTCCAACCTCAGAACATCTCAAACTCCGCACTGTCACACTCACTCTGGCCTCCGATTCAATCCCCGACGGCCATGTCGCCGCAGAAACTCTCTTCATCTCCGTAGATCCATACATCCGCACCAAACTCACCGGCACCCCCGACGGCCTTAACCTTCCGCAATATCACATTAATCAG GTGATTACATCATTTTCGGTTTCAAGGGTAATAAGATCAAAAGACAGTAAATATGTGGAAGGGGATCTTGTTTTGGTTCCATCTGCTCCTGTGGCTGAATACAGTATCATACCCTCCTCTGGGATACTTAGAAAAATTGATGGTGAAAGTGGGATTTCTTTGCCGGATTATCTAAGTTCTTTAG GTGTACCTGGGTTTGCAGCATGGGTGGGGATAGAGCTGCTGGGAGAGCCAAAGGTGGGTTCAAACGTGTTCATATCTGCTGCGTCTGGTGCGGTGGGCATGGTTGCTGGACAGCTGGCTAAGATCAAAGGGTGTAAGGTCATCGGAAGCACTGGATCTGATGAGAAG GTAAAGCTTATCAAAGGGGAATTTGGGTATGACGATGGCTTCAACTACAATAAGGAATCAGATTTTGATGCCGCTTTAAGCAG GTACTTTCCTGATGGCATTGATGTTTATCTTGACAACGTTGGCGGTGAAATGCTTGAAGCTGTTCTTAACCATGTCAACAAGTATGCTAGGATACCACTTTGCGGCATGATATCTCAATATAATAAG GTTTGGACTGAAAGAGAAGGCGTCAGGAATCTTCTGAATATGATTGGCAAGGAGGTGAGGATGGAAGGTTTTATGCTGGCGACTTATTGGCATCGTTTTGGAGATTTTGCTCAAGATATGGAGGGATACATCAAAGAGGGCAAGGTTAAGtccaagaataaaataaatattggcATTGAGAGCTTTTTGGATAGCTTAAGCTCTCTATTCACTAGCTCTAATATTGGTAAAGTTATTGTGCAAGTTAAGGCCTAG
- the LOC130748591 gene encoding autophagy-related protein 8C-like, whose amino-acid sequence MAKSSFKMEHPLERRQAEAARIREKYPDRIPVIVERAEKSDVPDIDKKKYLVPADLTVGQFVYVVRKRIKLSPEKAIFIFVKNILPPTAAMMSAIYEENKDEDGFLYMTYSGENTFGLLM is encoded by the exons ATGGCTAAGAGTTCATTCAAGATGGAACACCCTCTTG AAAGGAGGCAGGCTGAAGCAGCACGGATAAGGGAAAAGTATCCTGATAGAATTCCA GTGATTGTTGAAAGGGCTGAGAAGAGTGATGTTCCTGATATTGATAAGAAAAA GTATCTTGTTCCTGCTGATCTAACCGTAGGCCAGTTCGTGTATGTGGTGCGAAAGAGAATCAAACTGAGTCCTGAGAAGGCTATCTTCATTTTTGTGAAGAACATTTTACCGCCAACAG CTGCTATGATGTCTGCAATATATGAGGAAAATAAGGATGAAGATGGATTCCTGTATATGACTTACAGCGGGGAGAACACGTTTGGGTTGTTAATGTGA
- the LOC130748592 gene encoding probable beta-1,3-galactosyltransferase 2: protein MTWKSRGELLHRSTMTKKCVIFLCIGSFCAGMFFTNRMWTIPEPKGLARTTATEAEKLNLVSEGCNSRILQEKEVKRETKGIFKTSNAIQTLDKTISNLEMELAAAKAAQESIRSGAPVSEDIKMPESSGKRRYLMVVGINTAFSSRKRRDSVRQTWMPSGEKRKKLEEEKGIVIRFVIGHSATSGGILDRAIEAEDQKHGDFLRLDHVEGYLELSAKTKIYFATAVNLWDAEFYIKVDDDVHVNIATLGQTLVRHRRKRRVYIGCMKSGPVLSQKGVRYHEPEYWKFGENGNRYFRHATGQLYAISKDLAKYISLNQKVLHKYANEDVSLGSWFIGLDVEHIDDRRLCCGTPPDCEWKAQAGNVCVASFDWTCSGICRSAERIKEVHRRCGEGEKALWSATF from the exons ATGACTTGGAAAAGCAGAGGAGAGTTGCTTCACAGAAGCACCATGACAAAGAAATGTGTGATTTTCCTCTGTATTGGAAGCTTCTGTGCTGGGATGTTCTTCACCAATAG GATGTGGACTATTCCTGAACctaaagggcttgcaaggacaACAGCTACTGAAGCTGAAAAACTAAATCTAGTTTCTGAGGGTTGTAATTCCAGAATT TTGCAAGAGAAGGAGGTGAAGCGCGAAACCAAAGGCATCTTCAAGACAAGTAATGCCATACA AACCCTGGACAAGACTATTTCGAACTTGGAGATGGAGTTGGCGGCTGCAAAGGCAGCTCAGGAGTCTATAAGAAGTGGTGCTCCTGTATCAGAAGATATCAAGATGCCTGAATCATCTGGTAAACGAAGATACCTTATGGTCGTAGGAATAAACACTGCTTTCAGCAGCCGGAAAAGAAGAGACTCGGTTCGTCAAACATGGATGCCATCAG gtgagaaaagaaagaagctAGAGGAAGAGAAGGGCATTGTCATCCGCTTTGTAATTGGTCATAG TGCAACATCAGGGGGTATCCTAGACAGAGCTATTGAAGCAGAAGATCAGAAGCATGGAGATTTCCTAAGGCTG GATCACGTTGAAGGGTACCTTGAATTGTCAGCAAAGACAAAGATCTACTTTGCCACTGCTGTTAACTTGTGGGATGCTGAATTCTATATCAAAGTTGATGATGATGTTCATGTAAATATAG CTACACTTGGACAAACTTTAGTTAGACACAGAAGAAAACGGCGGGTTTACATTGGATGTATGAAATCTGGGCCTGTTCTTTCTCAAAA AGGGGTAAGGTACCATGAACCAGAATATTGGAAATTTGGCGAGAATGGAAACAGGTACTTCCGTCACGCCACGGGACAGTTGTATGCCATTTCAAAAGATCTTGCTAAATATATTTCACTTAACCA GAAGGTTCTTCACAAGTATGCCAATGAGGATGTCTCACTAGGATCTTGGTTTATTGGACTTGATGTGGAGCACATAGATGATCGTAGACTCTGCTGTGGTACACCACCAG ATTGTGAATGGAAGGCCCAGGCAGGCAACGTTTGCGTTGCTTCGTTTGATTGGACCTGCAGTGGAATTTGCAGGTCTGCTGAAAGGATCAAAGAGGTGCACAGGCGATGCGGCGAAGGTGAGAAAGCTTTGTGGAGTGCCACATTCTAG